The genome window TCAAAGGATAAGCCCAGAAACATGAGAAATCCATAAATCCAAAGATGGTTGGACTGACTTGgattctttccttcttatccAATATGTTAGCCAGTGCAGCAGCATTCATGAAAATGGGGCAGTGCTAATGCTGGATGTCATGTTATATTTTGGTGTGCACAAGGGTACAAAGTTAAAGCCATAATTGTTTCCATATTTGTtcaatttcaaaattgaagttttgttGCATCCCGCACAAAAATAAGCCATTTATGTTGATTTTGGCCCTGTGCACTGCATGCGTAGTTAGTTACCTACCCATTTTTGTGCACACTCGTACTATAGTTTGAATTTGGGAAATTTGAAGTCAGAATGAGATACAATAGGTTCTACTTATATTTCCTATTGGACTTACATGTGTTCGTTTTATTTAGTTGCATAGCTAATAACTAGAATGTCTGGAGTCTGGACAGCTTAAAATATTGTATCCTACTTACAATCTACTAGTTTCTGTTTCCCTCCTTCCAAGATTTTCAACGGATGTTGTGCCTGAAATTTGAACCAGTAAAGGGACAGCGAAAACAAAAAATTCAAGAGCAAATAACCATGATCTTCCATGAGATAGAAACAGAGCCCAACAAACTAAAAAAACCTTTTAGGGCAGAACCTGTTTGGAAACACTAGCGTGCACTGTACATGTAAAATGATACAAGCACACAAATTGCGAAGagttcgattttttttttttttggattaaagTTGATTTACATGTCTACAGATTCTGCAAAGGCTTGAGTTTGTCGAAGAGCACAAAAATCCCTGAACAATCCTGTGTTCTTTCTTGAGCTTTGCTTTCTTCTATTTACTGATTGATACGGCTATGCATTGAAGTGCTTGAGGGAAGCAGATTATGTTGATGGAGGGGCCGTGCGACGCCCTCCATGGGACATGGTGCTGGAGCTGGATGAGCAATGAAGGTTGGGATTTCTTCTCCAGGCATCAGCACTGATACCCCTCTAGCATAAACACTCATCTGCAAATGTAAATAGAGTAAATTAGAGAGCTGCTCTGTGGACAAATCTGAAGACTGAAATAATAAAGTCGAATGATTCAAGTAAAAGAACAGATATAAACAGGAAAAATTCCTTCTTTCCCTACAGGCAAAATCATAGTGCAAGCTAATGGCCAGAAAACACTTAGGATGCAACCTTATCCGTCTGATGCACAGTGGATTGCGCTAACTTATTTATGGGAGGAGTTTTTTGGTATTGAGAGACAATGATCATCTCCTTCCATGCACTCCCtaccaaagaaaagaaaagaatatctTGTTGTTTGTAATTCTCTATGTACGTGTGTGCGCTGTTGTGAGGGCAAGGTACTATACATgcaaaaacagagaaaatgaGTAGGAAATAAAAAGACAGAATAAAGTTCAAGGAACGCAGATGCTGCAGAAGACATCTTAACTTTTAATTAATCCATTAAAATTTTGGATAAGCAAGTGGTGTTTAAATGGCTACAACAAATTCAGCGCTACTACAAGCAAGGTGTGTCCAAATGGTAAGTGGTGAAAGGTATGGAGACTGGAAAAGGACAATGAAACATATGAAAGAAGAAGTTGCAAAAGGAGCAAGAGCAAGGATTAGGTACCACTcgaggataaaaaaaaaagttagcttTACTTAATGATCAACTCAATCACATCATAAGGGGTGCTTGGGAACATCAAAATTGCTTACACAGGGCAAAGTGCCATAGCAGATGGTGACACAATTTCAGTCTCTAACAACCATCCCCAAGTGGAGGTCTTGGCTATTGTTGATAGCAAATATACAAGCAGGAGACTCTTTTGTTGTGTTTCCAGATAATTTTAGACCTTGTAATtcataaaacctaactaccataCTGGTTCTAATGACAAATTTAGACAATGTCACATGCTTGTCACAAATAGAGGACCTACATATCCCAAACAAccatggggaaaaaaaagacaGCACTATACAACGTCCTCTACCAACTGTATTACAAGAGAAAATCCTATATAGGTAGCTTCACAGATCACTGAATATTGAAATTAGTTAGCTACCACTTAAAAAGTTGAAAAAGGAATTTGcattaaatgcagaaaaccaaacaTTTTGCATCACAACAAATCCAGCAAACCTAAACTTCTGCATGATTGATATGAAAAGTGATGCTAAGCTTTTAATAATAACACTGGATTAATAAATTGAAGAAGTTGCCAACTTTAGCAGACATGATCTGTTTTGATTTGTAAAGGCAAATCAGATATTACTAAATAAATGCAGCACACAAACTAGCAATATCCTTTTCCATTCCATTGATAGTTTGAGAAGTGGAAGTTGCTGATTCTAAGAACCAATAAATCAAGGTGGTCGTAACACTGCCCACTAAGAATTTTTTATAGGATATTTGATATAGTACCACAGAATAAAGTCCACACAAAATCCAAATTATCCCACTCCTCTTCCAAGGAGATCATGGAATGTTAAGTCATTAGCCTAAGCTAAGATACGGTAGACCACAACTAGTGACAGACTATGCTCAGCACTGCAAACCACAGTTTTAACcacaataaataaaataagagaaAACCAAACCTTTTCTAGAGAAAAATGTCGGGTGATTAAATTAACCGGCAAGAACCAGTCTTTTTTGTAAAAAGAAATCACAAAGAAGTGATTTGCTGATGCTATCTCTTTAGTAAGCTAATGGGTCGAAAAGTAAATTCTATTCACAAAACAGTGCATAAATATAAATTCTCAAATTAAATATGTCTATGGTGGTTGAATCACACCTAAGTAGCATTAAACCAGGGACATACCAACATGGGAGTACATGAGAAGGCCTACTATTGAAATCTTTATAGAGCCTGTAATATAGAATCATTGGGACCCTGATTGCAACATCCTTGTCTGTTGGTTGTTTTCACTTTAGAACAACAAATCACATCTTGTAAAAAAGTAATTTGTTCCAACTTTGGCTTTGCATCCTGTAAAGCCTATAATTACTCAAGAAAGGTGTCACCTCTAAGTTGGGAATCAGCTATAGAAGTTCATCTAAATTACATTTATCATCCCTTCTGGTCTAGCGCAAATGCAGTTatctaaggcctaaggcccaaGACAAAGCATTCTGGGGAAGGAGAATAAAAGGTCATATGATTTAGTGAGACAACTTTTTGAAACAAGAAGAGCTAAAGGGgtaaagaaaagcaagaaacaGAGAAAAGAAAGCATAAAGAAAAATGCACTTCTAATTTGAGTATGCATGAAATCATGATCTACCAAATTGATGGTCAGTTATAATACAAATTTAACAGTATCACCAAAATCCTAGGCTGTTGAGCCATAGCATCCAAGCCGGAATGGGCTAAAAATATTTTACTGAAGATGTCACAAATACAAGATACCAGAGCTACATCCGACACCAACCAAAACAAAACGCCACTTTAATCAATATTCGGCATATTTCGTTGAGAACCAATGCGAAAGATCGAATCATAATCAGCACAGTGTCTACTAAAGCAATCATGATTAAGATCATATAAGTCAAATGGCATTTGAAGTTAGCTATAATTAGACTAAGAGAAAGCAATTAACTGCTGAACAAAGTCAGTTTGTACTACTCATGGAATTTTAACAAGACTTgtataaaattctttttttggggtcaaCAGTGAAAATTCATAAtagattttcttcttttttttttttgttaacatCACCGGTTATATTGCtcaatgaagaaaaaaattctATACATGTACAAGGTGAATCAAAGTTCAATTAATTTCTTTAATATTAAATAAAATCTataatattcaagtagataATTCACTGATCACtcataaaagggaaaaatatatATTGACATCAATTTGAAAAGCAAACCACTATAGAGAAACCatttacaaccaccaaaatatGGACTTTCTCATaccataaaaaattattatctatTTTGACATATATTTATTTCGTAACAATTTGCATTATTCCCATTAAATGCTCTAAGGTACGACAAATCTTCTCTTCCCcaccccctctctctctcacacacacttAGACAGACAAAATCAGACATATTTTTTTTAGACATTATACACAGGACCCATCCTCAACCAACAACAGAATTACTAAGAATTTGTGGAAATCAATCTATCAAACCTTACTCCAAAACAACAATAATCACAGTCAAAATGCATAAGTATTAGCTATAATTACAGCCagaaagaaaaatttatcaTCACAAAGTTAGTAACCCCACTCATTACACCTCAAACACCATGAAAATAAATACACTAACCACTAAAGGCCATACTACCATTTTCCAACTAAAAAATGATTAACACAATTAATCCACTAATATTTTCCTTAATCCTGGAATAAAAACTACGAACCAAAAAGCACATGCATAGAGTTAGATAAACTTTATTcgcaagattttttttttttttttaaaagcttACTTTTGGAGATGGGTAGTCGAGCTTTCCGTGAACCCTCAACTGTGCCTCGAGATCTGACCGGTTCTGGCCACCGGCGGCAGACGATCTTCGCTGGAGAAACCTCTCGAAAATGGCCATGATAAGAAACATGGATATCAAAATAGCTGTAGCAACGAAACCAAAAGAAACAGCATTAACAGAATTATCAAAACTCCTCCAAGGATCATCTCTTTCCACCCCACCACCACTGCTCACTGCGGGAGCTATACTTGGTGGTGGTGCTGCAGCTGATAATATTCCCATTATCAAGAAAGGTTGAAGAAACCcaaaaaaagacaagaaaaatgGGATCTTTTTCTCATGGTGCTGATGTTATGCTAGCTTAGTGGGATTTTCAGCATGTTTAGTGAAAAGGGATGGTTTTTCTTGGGTTTTTTCAGGGaacaaaggcaagaaaaaatGGCAGAAAATGGAGAGAAGTCAAGAAACAGAGAAAGACCCAGTGGTTGTTTTGTTGAAACAGAGACAAGGTTGGTCTTAGCTGATGAAAATGGACAACTTTTTTCAGTTCTCGAAGTGGGAGGGAGGGAGTGAAGTGATCAGGTCGGGGGAAACTTTCAAGGTTATACACCAATAAGAAAATGTCAGAGAGCAGAGAATGGTCAGAGAAGGAGAGAGAGTGCTTTGGGATGGGGTAAGAGATTTCAGAAATTTGCAGGAGTTTCTTGGTTTCCGTTGAGAGTTGAGTTATTTTATGGCTAGTTTCCTCTTGATTTGCTGAGATTTGGCTCTATTGTTTGGGGCCCTTAGGGGATGAGAGTTGATTACATTAGATTACTAATAGGATTAGATTTGTTTGttctcttcttttttgtttaattttaagAGGATTATGGATAGCAAcctaaataataattatttgtttggatagagtattatttgaaataattactgtaacattttttgtgatatgatgtatgtgagataaaaaaataataaaaaatataaaaatatgagttgaaaaatgtatttacgatccaagcaaaatattatttgagatatttttgctGTCCAAACACTCAAATAATATtgcaaatattatttgagatactATAGAGTATGTTGTTGGAGCTTAGATACTGTGATGATAATTCTATCTGGCCAATGAGAGCTAGTTTAAGAGTCAAATTTCTATGGGTCAGCAATAATCCCATGTTAAAGTTAGATAACTCGTGATTTAACAGTAGTGAGTTTTCTTGCCTTGAATTTACTCTCCCTTTCGGCATAAAAAGCtttaaatatattaaataaaatttaaaacatatGTTAGAAactaggaaagaaaaaaaaaaaaatagaagaaccCATCATTATCCTGTCAAATGCATTCCAAACATGTTAGAAAAAGCTAGATCTATTTTGCGTTTAATTTAAAGATACATTTTGATCACTCAATGAAAATTGTTCATGATCTTTATGAAATTAGGGACAACTTCTTGTGTTCTTAATATTATTAAGATTTGTGAAAATATTTATTGTAATACTAATGGTGtacataagttttttttttaaataaaaaaacttcaactgaacacatagaagtttttcttcttttctttaattaattaatgATGGGATAAGACATTAGTCATGAGAATGTCAACTCGCTCTCATAAATGGGGAGTTAATTTTCAAACTATTTTTCGTATAACTTTAATATCATCAACatttcctctaattatctcacaTCAGCAATTTAGATGGcaagtttttgaaatttttgtaaaaaaagatATTTCTACTCGAACAAATACAGTATATTTCTAAAGGTCGAAGCATTAATTAATaactaaaaagggttttaaaaaaaaagaaggcctAATAAtctctcctctcttttttctttcttattttttttttgtttatttgtagaaaaaaaatgtttaaacAGTCGAGGCCGAGGGGGCGAGTTAAAGATTGCAGTTCACCGGGAGAGGATTTTGGAGTTTAGGACCACTACCGCAACAGGAGACTGGACTCTGGAGAGGAGGCCCGTGCAGTTGTATAATAATACTACTAAGTACTAGGAGTAATACGTTTGGAGGTCTCACGTGGTTGGATTTTTCTTCTCTtatgtttctctttcttttctctccttttcatGGTTTGACGACCTCTGAAATCCGTAGTCTGCAGTCTGCACTGCCCACTGGGTGGATTGGGATGCCCTTGGGATCCTGATCACGCTCCCACGGCATTCTGACACCACTTGTCCTGATGCCTTGCAGGACATTAACAGCAGATAATTTAGATGGTTAGCCTCCTTAATTTGGTTGAATTAGTGCTCATACATAGTGGTGTGCATTGCAATCATGTGGGAGTTGAATCGAATTGTTCATGAGTTTGTTTTCTTAATCGAACTCTCGAGTTTTGAATCTAATATGTGACATTTGAAAGTTTACGCTTAAACTCAAtgaatttgattaatttcgattgaGTTCAACTAAACTAGATTAAATTGAGATTCAGTAAGATATAgctgagtttgtttggacaaagataatttggtttgcaaaatttattctcataaatttcaattacttttttatcttttcaattacctttttatctcacatacatcacatcacaaaaagtgctacagtaaatatttcaaataaatcatccaaataaactcttatccaaacaaactcagtgatttaatttgatttttaaGAAGTTAATAAGCGTAAACTCTGAGTTCAAATATTTTAACTTGAGTGCCATTCGAGAACTACACCTTACTTATAAATAATACTACATACTAGAACAGTGCACTACTCTGAATCGACTCGATTTGATTATATCCTTGATTGTAGTGTATGCTACCTGTGATCCATAATCACTCGGCTAAAGTGATTAAAAAGTTTAACTCAACTTTTATCTTCCAATTTTTATGTGGAATGAGTGGTACATTGGTATGAACTGTAAATGTTCATTCTTTACTTGATTGGTCAGATTATGTTGATTAAGGTCACATTTTCCCTACAGGCAgataacaccaaaaaaaaaaaaagagcgttTCTCTGGAATATGTCAAGACTCTAAATTAGCTTTGTTTTGAAACAGATTAAATTAGCTTTGTTTTGAAACAGATAGAATAGTTGAGGTTTGTTTTtcactgcttttttttttttttttggttcaattgGACAAGTTTGTATGCATGGCGTTTATATCAAgagaatttgaagaactttaccattcaaatttttgtaaaattttccTGAAAAAAATAGCCATTCAAAATTGGTTATATTTGGTTAAACATGACTAATAAGTACGAGTTTCGTTCTTCTCTATGCTCTAGAAATACACAATAAGCACAGCAAAAGGAGGGATACATCTGCTTATCGACAAACTTATTGGCTCAGAtaaataccacaagaaaatccaaataaataatttaggAGGCTTTGTCTTGTCTGTAAAAGTCATCCAAACGATTTGTCATTTGTCACAGTCTACAGTTCTATTTTCCACCATGTCTGAAAGCGATTTAAGCTCCTATCGTTTcaggaagaggaaaaaaaaacaaaaagaaaagaaagcgaTTTAAGCGAATCATGATTTTTTACGTATTGTATGGAGATTGGAGGCATATTCCACTAGAATAGACCATTTCTGAAGAAAAACATATgtgaaaattttgagattttttttttctgctagACATACAGATCGATAGACTGTCAAACAAGGGAGGAGACAAGTAAACGTATTCATGTATCGTTTTCTTCGCTGTGCAACAATGTAATTCACGCACAGATGCTATGCGTCTTGGTCTCATTGGAGCCAAGATGGATTTAGCAACCCTTATTTGATTATCAAGAAAGGGATGGATGCACAGAAGCAAGGTGGAGCAGTTTctacgcaaaaaaaaaaaaaaaaagaacagaagaagaagaggaagaggaattGTAGCAGTCGATGGTGTTCATTATTCCATTGGGCCAACCGGCTTTCTGGTAGGGATGGTCCTGAAAAGTTCATGATTAAGATTGGCCGAAAGAAAAAGATATAAAGCTCAGGTTATTGCATGCACATCGTATTTAAGATTTCGCgtgaaattcataaaaaattgttttataattattttgtgtTTAAAACAAGTTACATTTTGAAGAAATGAATATACATCttatgaaattgaaaaaaaaactcGTAAAAACGGTTGACATGACAATTATTTGTACTTCAAGTCCGAGCCAATTGGACCTATCTCGAGTCCCGAGAAAGCATTattagggattttttttttatattgagcAACACATTTTTGATAAATTATCACTATAGTGTGTAACAACTTTTACTCATGTATAAACTTATAGCCACGTACCTatgccaagaaaacaaaatattttttttttccattgagGATTTCTTGTAAAACTTATTGCCATTATCCTTGTACATGTTCCAAGTACTCCAATTAATGTTTCATGTCTTGCTCTATAAAACAAATGTAAAATTTTCCTCCAATTCCATCATAACTGCTCATGAAACTGATG of Coffea arabica cultivar ET-39 chromosome 5c, Coffea Arabica ET-39 HiFi, whole genome shotgun sequence contains these proteins:
- the LOC113689815 gene encoding uncharacterized protein — encoded protein: MGILSAAAPPPSIAPAVSSGGGVERDDPWRSFDNSVNAVSFGFVATAILISMFLIMAIFERFLQRRSSAAGGQNRSDLEAQLRVHGKLDYPSPKMSVYARGVSVLMPGEEIPTFIAHPAPAPCPMEGVARPLHQHNLLPSSTSMHSRINQ